The following proteins are co-located in the Apium graveolens cultivar Ventura chromosome 5, ASM990537v1, whole genome shotgun sequence genome:
- the LOC141724131 gene encoding (+)-neomenthol dehydrogenase-like, with protein sequence MATSLNNPTTKRCAVVTGANKGIGLGICKQLAADHGITVILTARDEQRGLEAVKKLKESAGLSDDQIIFHQLDVADPSSVSCLADFMKTKFGRLDILVNNAGIGGVAVDEERFVDQVSKNDAVAGIKWDGILTESYGLSEQCVQTNYYGAKRMTEALIPLLQLSDSPRIANVSSSMGKLKHLPNEWAKGILNDEQNLTEARVDEVLNEYLKDFKEGSIQEKGWPSNMSAYVVSKAAMNAFTRILAKKYPTFCINAACPGYVKTDINMNTGKRSVEEGAESVVKLVLLPDGGPSGLFFVEGEISSFE encoded by the exons ATGGCAACATCACTAAACAATCCAACAACAAAGAG GTGTGCAGTTGTGACAGGGGCAAATAAAGGGATTGGACTGGGAATATGCAAGCAACTAGCTGCTGATCATGGTATCACTGTCATACTAACTGCTAGAGATGAGCAAAGGGGTCTTGAAGCTGTTAAGAAACTCAAAGAATCTGCAGGTTTAAGTGATGATCAAATCATCTTTCATCAGCTTGATGTTGCTGACCCTTCGAGTGTTTCTTGTCTTGCTGATTTTATGAAAACCAAATTCGGAAGACTCGATATCTTG GTAAATAATGCAGGGATTGGGGGCGTTGCAGTAGACGAAGAACGTTTTGTAGACCAAGTGTCCAAAAATGATGCG GTAGCAGGAATCAAATGGGATGGGATTTTAACTGAGTCATACGGGTTAAGTGAACAATGCGTGCAAACAAATTACTATGGGGCAAAAAGAATGACAGAAGCGTTAATACCATTACTGCAGTTATCTGATTCACCAAGGattgcaaatgtttcatcatccATGGGAAAATTAAAG CATTTACCAAATGAATGGGCTAAGGGAATACTGAATGATGAGCAAAACCTTACAGAAGCGAGAGTGGATGAGGTACTAAATGAGTACCTGAAAGATTTCAAGGAGGGTTCAATACAAGAAAAAGGGTGGCCCAGCAACATGTCAGCATATGTAGTCTCGAAAGCAGCAATGAATGCATTCACAAGGATTCTGGCTAAGAAATACCCAACTTTCTGCATCAACGCTGCTTGTCCTGGCTACGTGAAAACAGATATAAACATGAATACTGGAAAAAGAAGTGTCGAGGAAGGTGCTGAAAGTGTGGTGAAGCTAGTGTTGCTGCCTGATGGTGGACCTTCTGGCCTTTTCTTCGTTGAGGGTGAAATATCATCCTTCGAGTAA